The following proteins are co-located in the Frigidibacter mobilis genome:
- a CDS encoding BolA family protein → MTISEEIRQRLQTRFAPELLAVVDESEGHRGHAGWREGGETHFRVRIRAAELGPMSRLARHRAVHGALGPGLMARLHALALEADG, encoded by the coding sequence ATGACGATATCGGAGGAGATACGCCAGAGGTTGCAGACACGGTTTGCGCCCGAACTGCTGGCGGTGGTTGACGAGAGCGAGGGCCATCGCGGCCATGCCGGTTGGCGCGAGGGCGGCGAGACGCATTTCCGGGTGCGGATTCGCGCGGCCGAGCTGGGGCCGATGTCGCGGCTGGCGCGGCACCGGGCGGTGCATGGGGCGCTGGGGCCGGGGCTGATGGCGCGCCTGCATGCGCTGGCGCTGGAGGCGGACGGCTAG
- the cobT gene encoding cobaltochelatase subunit CobT, whose protein sequence is MKPSDNPADPFKKALAEATRTMADDRDIAVSFSVDPPGMTAETMRLPQVSRRMTQDEVLLARGTADAFALRRRHHDDGVAARYAPQGQMARDLYEAMENARCEAVGARDMPGTLGNIDAKIAHEADRKGYGQIRAAADAPLAQAAGYLVRHLATGRDLPASAANVMELWRPFIEQQAAGTLDGLSGSLSDQAAFARLARQVISDLGYGDQLGDDPDAEEDDEADQPGEDQDPDTGDSQQSDEQDQEDSDASPERSQEQQQDASQAQVSMDDMADMEDGDEADMPDGDAPMEPPPPAPYSAADPNYTVYATDFDEEIRAEDLAEPAELERLRAYLDQQLEPLKGAVSRLANKLQRRLQAQQNRSWEFDLEEGVLDAGRLARVVANPTTPLSFKIEKDTEFRDTVVTLLLDNSGSMRGRPISIAAICADVLARTLERCQVKVEILGFTTRAWKGGQSRERWLAGGRPQQPGRLNDLRHIIYKSADAPWRRTRPNLGLMMKEGLLKENIDGEALEWAHRRMIGRPEVRKILMVISDGAPVDDSTLSVNPANYLEKHLRDVIAMVEKRRAVELIAIGIGHDVTRYYQRAVTITDVEQLAGAMTEQLASLFDSDPRARARVMGIKRYAGGR, encoded by the coding sequence ATGAAACCTTCGGACAACCCGGCAGACCCGTTCAAGAAGGCCCTCGCCGAGGCAACCCGGACGATGGCCGATGACCGCGATATCGCCGTCAGCTTCTCGGTCGACCCTCCGGGAATGACCGCCGAAACGATGCGTCTGCCGCAGGTCAGCCGCCGGATGACTCAAGACGAGGTGCTGCTGGCCCGCGGCACCGCCGATGCCTTCGCGCTGCGCCGCCGCCATCATGACGACGGCGTCGCCGCCCGCTATGCGCCGCAAGGCCAGATGGCGCGCGACCTCTATGAGGCGATGGAGAATGCCCGCTGCGAGGCTGTCGGCGCCCGCGACATGCCCGGAACCCTCGGAAATATCGACGCAAAAATCGCGCATGAGGCGGATCGCAAGGGCTATGGCCAGATCCGCGCCGCCGCCGATGCGCCGCTTGCGCAGGCTGCGGGCTACCTTGTGCGGCATCTGGCGACGGGCCGCGACCTGCCCGCCTCGGCCGCCAATGTCATGGAACTCTGGCGCCCCTTCATCGAACAGCAGGCCGCCGGCACGCTGGATGGGCTCAGCGGCAGCCTGTCCGATCAGGCAGCCTTCGCCCGCCTTGCGCGGCAGGTGATCTCCGACCTCGGCTATGGCGACCAGCTGGGCGACGATCCCGACGCCGAAGAGGATGACGAGGCCGACCAGCCCGGCGAGGACCAGGATCCCGACACCGGCGACAGCCAGCAATCGGACGAGCAGGACCAGGAAGACAGCGACGCCTCGCCCGAGCGCAGCCAGGAGCAGCAGCAGGACGCCAGCCAGGCCCAGGTCAGCATGGATGACATGGCCGACATGGAGGATGGCGACGAGGCCGACATGCCCGACGGCGACGCCCCGATGGAGCCGCCGCCCCCCGCCCCCTATTCGGCCGCCGACCCGAATTATACGGTCTATGCCACGGATTTCGATGAAGAAATCCGTGCCGAGGACCTCGCCGAACCGGCAGAACTGGAACGGCTGCGCGCCTATCTCGACCAGCAGCTTGAACCGCTGAAGGGCGCCGTCAGCCGGCTGGCCAACAAGCTGCAGCGCCGCCTGCAGGCCCAGCAGAACCGCAGCTGGGAGTTCGATCTGGAAGAAGGCGTGCTGGATGCAGGCCGCCTTGCCCGCGTCGTGGCGAACCCGACGACCCCGCTGTCCTTCAAGATCGAGAAGGATACCGAGTTCCGCGATACGGTGGTCACGCTTTTGCTGGACAACTCCGGCTCCATGCGCGGCCGCCCGATCTCCATCGCCGCGATCTGCGCCGATGTGCTCGCCCGCACGCTGGAGCGCTGCCAGGTGAAGGTCGAAATCCTCGGCTTCACCACCCGCGCCTGGAAGGGCGGCCAAAGCCGTGAGCGCTGGCTGGCGGGTGGCCGCCCGCAGCAGCCGGGCCGCCTGAATGACCTGCGCCACATCATCTACAAATCCGCCGACGCGCCCTGGCGGCGGACCAGGCCCAATCTCGGGCTGATGATGAAAGAGGGTCTGCTCAAGGAAAACATCGACGGCGAGGCGCTGGAATGGGCGCATCGCCGGATGATCGGCCGCCCCGAAGTGCGCAAGATCCTGATGGTGATCTCCGACGGCGCGCCGGTCGATGATTCCACGCTCTCGGTCAACCCCGCGAATTATCTGGAAAAACACCTGCGCGACGTGATTGCGATGGTGGAAAAGCGCCGCGCGGTGGAACTGATCGCCATCGGCATCGGCCATGACGTGACGCGCTATTACCAGCGCGCCGTGACCATCACCGATGTGGAGCAACTGGCCGGCGCGATGACCGAGCAACTGGCGAGCCTGTTCGACAGCGACCCCCGCGCCCGCGCCCGGGTGATGGGCATCAAGCGCTATGCCGGCGGGCGGTAG
- the lpxC gene encoding UDP-3-O-acyl-N-acetylglucosamine deacetylase, with the protein MQTTIRSAVTFRGVGLHSGAPVCMTIHPASANYGIWFRRTDVNRLDPLVPARWDAVVASRLCTLIANRTGTTVSTIEHIMAALAGTGIHNALIEIDGPEVPILDGSAAPFVSAIMARGLREMDVPVRALRILAPVEVRDGDAVARLEPAGDALEMQFDIDFTDRAIGRQTKQLTLANGAFVRELSDSRTFCRRADVETMQANGLALGGTFDNAVVVDGDRVLSPGGLRHADEPVRHKMLDALGDLALAGGPILGRYVGHRAGHALTNRLLRELFRRPEALCVVELGREAESFLPGAGLSMDDLPIFA; encoded by the coding sequence ATGCAGACCACGATCCGTTCCGCAGTGACCTTCCGGGGCGTCGGCCTTCACTCCGGCGCGCCTGTCTGCATGACGATCCACCCTGCCTCGGCCAATTACGGCATCTGGTTTCGCCGTACCGATGTGAACCGGCTGGATCCGCTGGTCCCGGCCCGCTGGGATGCGGTGGTTGCCTCGCGGCTCTGCACGCTGATCGCCAACCGCACCGGCACCACTGTGTCGACCATCGAGCACATCATGGCGGCGCTGGCGGGCACCGGAATCCACAATGCGCTGATCGAGATCGACGGACCGGAAGTGCCGATCCTCGACGGCTCGGCCGCGCCTTTCGTGTCGGCGATCATGGCCCGCGGGCTGCGCGAGATGGACGTTCCGGTGCGCGCGCTGCGCATCCTGGCCCCGGTCGAAGTGCGCGACGGCGATGCCGTGGCCCGGCTGGAGCCCGCCGGCGATGCACTTGAGATGCAGTTCGACATCGACTTCACCGACCGCGCCATCGGTCGGCAGACCAAGCAGCTGACACTGGCCAACGGCGCCTTCGTGCGCGAGTTGTCGGACAGCCGCACCTTCTGCCGCCGCGCCGATGTGGAAACCATGCAGGCCAACGGCCTCGCGCTTGGCGGCACCTTCGACAATGCCGTCGTCGTCGATGGCGACCGGGTACTGTCGCCTGGCGGGCTGCGCCATGCCGATGAACCCGTGCGCCACAAGATGCTGGACGCGCTTGGCGATCTGGCGCTGGCGGGTGGCCCGATCCTTGGCCGCTATGTCGGCCATCGCGCCGGGCACGCGCTGACCAACCGGCTGCTGCGCGAGCTGTTCCGCCGCCCCGAGGCGCTGTGCGTCGTCGAACTCGGCCGCGAGGCCGAGTCGTTCCTGCCGGGCGCCGGCCTGTCGATGGACGACCTTCCCATCTTCGCCTGA
- a CDS encoding NAD(P)H-dependent oxidoreductase, which produces MNILVIQGHPDSGGGHFCHALAGAYAAGAAGAGHPLRQIDVGAAAVTLLHSRAEWSGPAPGWAAEAQAAILWADHLVLVFPLWLGGMPARLKAWAEHVFREDFAFRRGASGWERHLRGRSARIVVTMGMPAPVYGLWFGAHGTAQLSRAILGFSGIGPVRETRIGMVEGLDAAAREAWLGRMGRLGAKAG; this is translated from the coding sequence ATGAACATCCTCGTGATCCAGGGCCACCCGGACAGCGGCGGCGGGCATTTTTGCCACGCGCTTGCCGGGGCCTATGCGGCGGGCGCGGCGGGTGCCGGGCACCCGCTGCGGCAGATCGACGTGGGGGCCGCGGCGGTGACGCTGCTGCACTCGCGCGCCGAATGGAGCGGGCCGGCGCCGGGCTGGGCGGCCGAGGCGCAGGCGGCGATCCTCTGGGCCGACCATCTGGTGCTGGTGTTCCCGCTGTGGCTGGGCGGGATGCCGGCGCGGCTGAAGGCCTGGGCAGAGCATGTGTTCCGCGAGGATTTCGCCTTCCGCCGCGGGGCCAGCGGCTGGGAGCGGCACCTGCGCGGCAGATCGGCGCGGATCGTGGTGACGATGGGAATGCCGGCCCCGGTCTACGGGCTGTGGTTCGGGGCGCATGGCACGGCGCAGCTGTCGCGCGCGATCCTCGGCTTCTCGGGCATCGGGCCGGTGCGGGAAACGCGGATCGGCATGGTCGAGGGGCTGGACGCCGCGGCGCGGGAGGCCTGGCTGGGGCGGATGGGCCGGCTGGGGGCGAAGGCGGGGTGA
- a CDS encoding aminopeptidase P family protein has protein sequence MFQSFDAPTRPEDGPPRLAALRAHLAAQGLDGFLVPRADAWQGEYVSAHDERLAWLTGFTGSAGFCIVLPHVAGVFIDGRYRVQVKAQVDLAAFTPVDWPETKPADWIRAHLTADATIGFDPWLHTPKEINALEAVLKGSAIRLVPVANAVDAVWPDQPEPARGKIALQPLEFAGESAEDKLARIAAVLQGAGQEAAVLTAPDSISWLLNIRGSDVPKNPVVQAFAILSSSGGLDLFIDPAKLEGIALPAAVRTHHPDALRAALQGLTGPVRIDPASVPVWVVQELQEAGRLQGDGIPVAPADDPCLLPKARKNAAEIAATSEAHLRDGAAMVEFLCWLEAEAPKGRLTEISVVTALEGFRRATNTLRDISFDTICGAGPNGAIVHYRVTTGTDRPVTPGELLLVDSGGQYLDGTTDITRTVAVGEPGAAERECFTRVLQGMIAISRLRWPVGRAGRDLEAVARYPLWLAGLDYDHGTGHGVGVYLSVHEGPARLSRLSEVPLEPGMILSNEPGYYREGAFGIRIENLVVVEEAPPLPGADDRAMLAFRTLTWVPIDRRLIVPEMLSPGERDWLNAYHAEVAARIAPRLSDAARAWLISATAPI, from the coding sequence ATGTTCCAGTCCTTCGACGCCCCCACCCGCCCCGAGGACGGCCCGCCGCGCCTGGCCGCGCTGCGCGCTCATCTGGCGGCGCAGGGGCTCGACGGCTTCCTGGTGCCCCGCGCCGATGCCTGGCAGGGCGAATATGTCAGCGCGCATGACGAGCGGCTGGCCTGGCTGACCGGCTTCACCGGCTCGGCGGGGTTCTGCATCGTGCTGCCACATGTGGCGGGGGTGTTCATCGACGGGCGCTACCGGGTGCAGGTCAAGGCGCAGGTCGATCTGGCCGCCTTCACGCCGGTGGACTGGCCGGAAACGAAGCCCGCCGACTGGATCCGCGCACATCTGACTGCCGATGCCACCATCGGCTTCGACCCCTGGCTGCATACGCCCAAGGAAATCAACGCGTTGGAGGCCGTACTTAAAGGAAGCGCGATCCGGCTGGTGCCAGTGGCGAATGCGGTGGATGCGGTCTGGCCGGACCAGCCGGAACCGGCGCGTGGCAAGATCGCCTTGCAACCGTTGGAATTTGCTGGGGAAAGTGCCGAGGACAAGCTGGCGCGCATCGCTGCCGTCCTGCAGGGCGCCGGGCAAGAGGCCGCGGTGCTGACGGCGCCGGATTCAATCTCGTGGCTGCTGAACATCCGTGGGTCGGACGTGCCGAAAAACCCGGTTGTTCAAGCCTTTGCTATCCTTTCTTCAAGTGGCGGGCTCGACCTGTTCATCGACCCTGCCAAGCTGGAGGGTATCGCCCTTCCCGCCGCCGTGCGCACTCACCACCCCGACGCCCTGCGCGCCGCGCTGCAGGGGTTGACCGGCCCGGTCAGGATCGACCCGGCAAGCGTGCCGGTCTGGGTGGTGCAGGAGCTGCAGGAGGCCGGGCGGCTGCAGGGCGACGGCATCCCCGTCGCTCCTGCCGACGATCCCTGCCTGCTGCCCAAGGCCCGCAAGAATGCCGCCGAGATCGCCGCCACGTCAGAGGCGCATCTGCGCGACGGCGCGGCGATGGTCGAATTCCTGTGCTGGCTGGAGGCCGAGGCGCCGAAGGGGCGGCTGACCGAGATTTCCGTGGTCACGGCGCTGGAAGGCTTCCGCCGCGCCACCAACACGCTGCGCGACATCAGCTTCGACACGATCTGCGGCGCCGGGCCCAACGGCGCCATCGTGCATTACCGGGTGACCACCGGCACCGACCGGCCGGTGACACCCGGGGAACTGCTGCTGGTCGATTCCGGCGGCCAATATCTTGACGGCACCACCGACATCACCCGCACCGTTGCCGTGGGTGAGCCCGGCGCGGCAGAGCGCGAGTGCTTCACCCGCGTGCTGCAGGGCATGATCGCCATCAGCCGCCTGCGCTGGCCCGTCGGGCGCGCGGGCCGGGATCTGGAGGCGGTGGCGCGCTATCCGCTATGGCTGGCCGGGCTCGACTACGACCACGGCACCGGGCATGGCGTCGGCGTCTACCTGTCGGTGCATGAGGGGCCCGCACGGCTGAGCCGCCTGTCCGAGGTGCCGCTGGAACCGGGCATGATCCTGTCGAACGAGCCCGGCTATTACCGCGAGGGCGCCTTTGGCATCCGCATCGAGAATCTGGTGGTGGTGGAAGAGGCCCCTCCCCTGCCCGGCGCCGATGACCGCGCGATGCTGGCCTTCCGCACCCTGACCTGGGTGCCTATAGACCGGCGGCTGATCGTGCCCGAAATGCTGTCGCCGGGCGAGCGCGACTGGCTGAACGCCTATCATGCCGAGGTGGCCGCGCGGATTGCGCCGCGGCTGTCTGACGCGGCACGCGCGTGGCTGATCTCCGCAACCGCGCCGATCTGA
- a CDS encoding outer membrane protein assembly factor BamD, with protein sequence MARGRRAAKLAAGLVLAATLAACGGGRPKEIPIEDLSAEQIYQKAEFELENSRKPDEAARLFSEIERLYPYSEWAKRALIMQAFAFHSDRDYENSRAAAQRYIEFYPAEEDAAYAQYLLALSYYDQIDDVGRDQGLTFQALQALRVVIEQYPDSEYARSAMLKFDLAFDHLAAKEMEIGRYYLKRGHYTAAINRFRVVVEEFQTTTHTPEALHRLVESYLSLGLTDEAQTAGAILGHNFQSTEWYQDSYKLLTGRGLSMEAKGDSWLAGVYRQVVKGAWL encoded by the coding sequence ATGGCGCGCGGGCGGAGAGCGGCAAAACTTGCGGCGGGCCTTGTGCTTGCAGCGACCTTGGCAGCATGTGGCGGTGGCCGGCCGAAGGAGATCCCGATCGAGGATCTTTCGGCCGAGCAGATCTACCAGAAAGCCGAATTCGAGCTGGAGAACAGCCGCAAGCCCGATGAGGCGGCGCGGCTCTTCTCGGAAATAGAGCGGCTCTATCCCTATTCCGAATGGGCCAAGCGCGCGCTCATCATGCAGGCCTTTGCCTTCCATTCGGACCGCGACTATGAAAACAGCCGTGCCGCCGCGCAGCGCTATATCGAATTCTACCCGGCCGAAGAGGATGCTGCCTATGCGCAGTATCTGCTGGCCCTGTCCTATTACGACCAGATCGACGATGTCGGCCGCGACCAGGGTCTGACCTTCCAGGCCCTGCAGGCGCTGCGCGTGGTGATCGAGCAATATCCCGACAGCGAATATGCGCGCTCGGCGATGCTGAAATTCGATCTCGCCTTCGACCATCTGGCCGCCAAGGAAATGGAGATCGGGCGCTATTACCTCAAGCGCGGGCATTACACGGCGGCGATCAACCGCTTCCGCGTGGTGGTCGAGGAATTCCAGACCACCACCCACACGCCCGAGGCTTTGCACCGGCTGGTCGAATCCTACCTGTCGCTTGGCCTGACCGATGAGGCGCAAACTGCGGGCGCGATCCTTGGCCACAACTTCCAGTCGACCGAATGGTATCAGGACAGCTACAAGCTGCTGACCGGCCGCGGCCTGAGCATGGAAGCCAAGGGCGACAGCTGGTTGGCCGGGGTCTATCGGCAAGTGGTCAAGGGCGCGTGGCTGTAA
- the cobS gene encoding cobaltochelatase subunit CobS, with translation MLDKNAKPTEDISVREVFGIDTEMKVRGFAERSERVPDIDPTYKFDPDTTLAILAGFAYNRRVMIQGYHGTGKSTHIEQVAARLNWPCVRVNLDSHVSRIDLIGKDAIKLVDGKQVTVFHEGILPWALRNPTAIVFDEYDAGRADVMFVIQRVLEADGKLTLLDQNEIITPHPSFRLFATANTVGLGDTTGLYHGTQQINQGQMDRWSLVATLNYLSHDAEAAIVLAKNPTYNTEKGRREISQMVTVADLTRTAFMNGDLSTVMSPRTVIAWAQNTQIFRNVGYAFRLTFLNKCDELERQTVAEFYQRCFAEELPESAASQSIR, from the coding sequence ATGCTGGACAAGAACGCGAAACCCACCGAAGACATCTCGGTCCGCGAGGTCTTCGGGATCGACACCGAGATGAAGGTGCGCGGCTTTGCCGAGCGCTCCGAGCGCGTGCCGGACATCGACCCCACCTACAAGTTCGACCCCGACACCACGCTCGCGATTCTGGCCGGCTTTGCCTATAACCGCCGGGTGATGATCCAGGGCTATCACGGCACCGGCAAATCGACGCATATCGAGCAGGTGGCGGCGCGGCTGAACTGGCCCTGCGTCCGCGTCAACCTCGACAGCCATGTCTCCCGGATCGACCTGATCGGCAAGGACGCGATCAAGCTGGTGGACGGCAAGCAGGTCACGGTCTTCCACGAAGGCATCCTGCCCTGGGCGCTGCGCAACCCCACCGCCATCGTCTTCGACGAATACGACGCGGGCCGCGCCGACGTGATGTTCGTGATCCAGCGCGTGCTGGAGGCCGACGGCAAGCTGACCCTGCTCGACCAGAACGAGATCATCACCCCGCACCCGTCCTTCCGCCTGTTCGCCACCGCCAACACGGTCGGCCTTGGCGATACCACCGGGCTCTATCACGGCACCCAGCAGATCAACCAGGGCCAGATGGACCGCTGGAGCCTCGTCGCCACGCTGAACTACCTCAGCCACGATGCCGAGGCGGCGATCGTGCTGGCCAAGAACCCGACCTACAACACCGAGAAGGGCCGCCGCGAGATCAGCCAGATGGTGACGGTCGCCGACCTGACCCGCACCGCCTTCATGAACGGCGACCTGTCGACCGTCATGTCGCCGCGTACCGTCATCGCCTGGGCGCAGAACACCCAGATCTTCCGCAATGTGGGCTATGCCTTCCGGCTGACCTTCCTCAACAAATGCGACGAGCTGGAACGGCAGACCGTGGCCGAGTTCTACCAGCGCTGCTTTGCCGAGGAACTGCCGGAATCGGCGGCCAGCCAGAGCATCCGCTAA
- a CDS encoding FAD-binding oxidoreductase has translation MTLNDALDPLKLLLGDRLSLSSAMRAEHGANESYFPQMLPDAVAFPESTAEVAEIMRICAANGVPVTPWGAGTSLEGHALAAQGGISLDMGRMAAVLEVLADDMLVVVQPGITREALNAHLRDTGLFFPIDPGANATLGGMAATRASGTAAVRYGTMRDNVLAAEVVLADGRVIRTGSRARKSSAGYDLTGLFVGSEGTLGVMTELTLKLQGQPEAISAATCAFADLAAAVDTVISTIQMGIPIARIEFVDAATAAAFNAYAGASLPELPHLMVEFHGTEAGVREQAERFGEIVAELGGADFAWADRPEDRSRLWKMRHGAYPACLALRPGSMGVVTDICVPISRLAEAVEETRKDIAAQGMIGPILGHVGDGNFHAILLVDRNLPEELTRAKWIAARMAARAHRMGGTMTGEHGVGMGKRHLMRDEHGAGWEVMGAIKAALDPRGILNPGKIVPGAGEQP, from the coding sequence ATGACCCTGAATGATGCGCTGGACCCGTTGAAACTCTTGCTGGGGGACCGGCTGAGCCTGTCCTCGGCGATGCGCGCAGAGCACGGGGCCAATGAGAGCTATTTCCCGCAGATGCTGCCCGATGCGGTAGCCTTTCCCGAGAGCACAGCTGAAGTGGCCGAGATCATGCGGATCTGCGCCGCGAACGGCGTGCCGGTCACGCCCTGGGGCGCGGGCACCTCGCTTGAAGGGCACGCATTGGCGGCGCAGGGCGGGATAAGTCTGGATATGGGCCGGATGGCCGCGGTGCTGGAGGTGCTGGCCGATGACATGCTGGTGGTGGTCCAGCCCGGCATCACCCGCGAGGCGCTGAACGCCCATCTGCGCGATACGGGCCTGTTCTTCCCCATCGACCCCGGTGCCAATGCCACCCTTGGCGGCATGGCCGCCACCCGCGCCAGCGGCACCGCCGCGGTGCGTTATGGCACCATGCGCGACAATGTGCTGGCGGCAGAGGTGGTGCTGGCCGATGGCCGCGTGATCCGCACCGGCAGCCGCGCCCGCAAATCCTCGGCCGGGTATGACCTGACCGGGCTGTTCGTCGGCTCCGAGGGCACGCTGGGGGTGATGACCGAGCTGACGCTGAAGCTGCAGGGCCAGCCCGAGGCGATCAGCGCCGCGACCTGCGCCTTTGCCGATCTGGCGGCGGCGGTGGATACGGTGATCTCGACCATCCAGATGGGGATTCCGATCGCGCGCATCGAGTTCGTCGATGCTGCCACCGCCGCGGCGTTCAACGCCTATGCCGGCGCGAGCCTGCCCGAGCTGCCGCATCTGATGGTAGAGTTTCACGGCACCGAGGCCGGGGTGCGCGAGCAGGCGGAACGCTTCGGCGAGATCGTGGCGGAACTGGGCGGCGCCGATTTCGCCTGGGCGGACCGGCCCGAGGACCGCTCGCGCCTGTGGAAGATGCGCCACGGCGCCTATCCGGCCTGCCTCGCACTGCGCCCCGGAAGCATGGGGGTGGTGACCGATATCTGCGTGCCGATCTCGCGCCTGGCCGAGGCGGTGGAAGAGACGCGCAAGGACATCGCCGCGCAGGGGATGATCGGGCCGATCCTGGGCCATGTCGGCGACGGCAATTTCCACGCGATCCTGCTGGTGGACCGGAACCTCCCCGAAGAGCTGACCCGCGCCAAATGGATCGCGGCGCGGATGGCGGCACGGGCGCACAGGATGGGCGGCACCATGACCGGCGAGCATGGGGTGGGCATGGGCAAGCGCCACCTGATGCGCGACGAGCATGGCGCGGGCTGGGAGGTGATGGGTGCGATCAAGGCGGCGCTGGACCCGCGCGGCATCCTCAACCCCGGCAAGATCGTGCCGGGTGCCGGGGAACAGCCATGA
- a CDS encoding DUF427 domain-containing protein, with protein sequence MNSQIHIRKLPGTHVVRAGGAILGESDAALELTEGTLPPVIYFPRDDLAMAFLDGSARRSSCPRKGEAEYFTIVLNSGQLADAGWSYPAPRDEVARIAGHVAFDAGRVTVERL encoded by the coding sequence ATGAACAGCCAGATCCATATCCGCAAGCTGCCGGGCACCCATGTGGTGCGCGCGGGCGGCGCGATTCTGGGCGAAAGCGATGCTGCACTGGAACTGACCGAGGGCACGCTGCCGCCGGTGATCTATTTCCCGCGCGACGATCTGGCGATGGCGTTCCTTGACGGCTCGGCCCGGCGCAGCAGCTGCCCGCGCAAGGGCGAGGCCGAGTATTTTACCATCGTGCTGAACAGTGGCCAGCTTGCCGATGCCGGCTGGAGCTATCCTGCACCACGGGACGAGGTGGCGCGCATCGCCGGCCATGTCGCCTTTGATGCCGGCCGCGTGACGGTAGAGCGGCTGTAG
- a CDS encoding YybH family protein, translated as MSFGAPEQFSRAFSLAWGSRDVASLAAMFAEDADLLTLTGAWAEGRQAIADVLAGELAGAFARAKLVTGRTKLRSLGAGGAVLMQRFVLSGIRHADGSDAGRVGAVLNAVMVAGDGGWQVVSASFTVEG; from the coding sequence ATGAGCTTCGGGGCGCCGGAGCAGTTCTCGCGTGCGTTCTCGCTGGCCTGGGGCAGCCGGGATGTGGCGAGCTTGGCGGCGATGTTCGCCGAGGATGCGGACCTGCTGACGCTGACCGGGGCCTGGGCCGAGGGGCGGCAGGCGATTGCCGATGTGCTGGCGGGCGAGCTGGCGGGGGCCTTCGCGCGCGCCAAGCTGGTAACCGGACGCACCAAGCTGCGCAGCCTGGGGGCTGGCGGCGCGGTGCTGATGCAGCGCTTCGTGCTGTCGGGGATCCGCCATGCCGATGGCAGCGATGCCGGGCGGGTGGGCGCGGTGCTGAATGCGGTGATGGTGGCCGGGGACGGCGGCTGGCAGGTGGTGTCGGCGAGCTTTACCGTGGAGGGGTGA
- a CDS encoding J domain-containing protein has protein sequence MTKNDPFNFDLRVSSDKKRRTKGKRGMSGAFESSTRACDHPGCTEQGQYRAPKSPDHLDEFFWFCRDHVREYNLKWNFFQGTTDEEFQKFLDKDRLWGRETKPFGQRREEDRAWQRLGVDDPLEILGANATQNPGRGGGSGATRKLPPTERKAIEILDARDSWTKPEIRKQYKSLVKDLHPDMNGGDRSDEDRLQEVVWAWDQIKDSRNFRD, from the coding sequence ATGACCAAGAACGACCCCTTCAACTTCGATCTGCGCGTGTCCTCGGACAAGAAGCGCCGTACCAAAGGCAAGCGCGGCATGTCGGGGGCCTTCGAGTCATCGACGCGCGCCTGCGACCATCCGGGCTGCACCGAGCAGGGCCAGTACCGCGCGCCCAAATCGCCCGACCACCTGGACGAGTTCTTCTGGTTCTGCCGCGATCATGTGCGCGAATACAACCTCAAGTGGAACTTCTTCCAGGGCACCACCGACGAGGAGTTCCAGAAATTCCTCGACAAGGACCGGCTCTGGGGGCGCGAGACCAAGCCCTTCGGCCAGCGCCGCGAGGAAGACCGCGCCTGGCAGCGGCTCGGCGTCGATGACCCGCTGGAGATCCTGGGCGCCAACGCCACCCAGAATCCGGGCCGCGGCGGCGGAAGCGGTGCGACCCGCAAGCTGCCCCCGACCGAACGCAAGGCCATCGAGATCCTCGATGCCCGCGACAGCTGGACCAAGCCCGAGATCCGCAAGCAGTACAAGAGCCTGGTCAAGGACCTGCACCCCGACATGAACGGCGGCGACCGCAGCGACGAGGACCGCCTGCAAGAGGTGGTCTGGGCCTGGGACCAGATCAAGGACAGCCGCAACTTCCGCGACTGA